A genomic stretch from Dama dama isolate Ldn47 chromosome 10, ASM3311817v1, whole genome shotgun sequence includes:
- the LYRM1 gene encoding LYR motif-containing protein 1 isoform X1, producing MGFSRQEYWSGLPVPSPGDLPDPGIEPRSPALQKMTMATRQEVLGLYRRIFRLARKWQAASGQMEDTIKEKQYILNEARTLFQKNKNLTDTDLIKQCIDECTARIEIGLHYQIPYPRPIHLPPMGLTPLRGRGLRSQEKLRKFSKPIYLKSHDEVS from the exons atgggattctccaggcaagaatactggagtgggttgccagttccttctccaggggatcttcccgacccagggatcgaacccaggtctcccgcattgcag AAGATGACAATGGCAACACGACAAGAAGTTCTTGGCCTCTACCGCAGAATTTTCAGGCTTGCGAGGAAATGGCAGGCTGCATCAGGGCAGATGGAAGACACCATTAAAGAAAAACAGTACATATTAAATGAAGCCAGAACGCtgttccaaaaaaacaaaaat CTCACAGACACAGACCTGATTAAACAGTGTATAGATGAATGCACAGCCAGGATTGAAATTGGACTACATTACCAGATTCCTTATCCAAGGCCA ATTCATCTGCCTCCCATGGGCCTTACCCCACTACGAGGCCGGGGACTTCGAAGCCAGGAGAAACTGAGGAAATTTTCCAAACCAATATATCTCAAATCTCATGATGAAGTTTCCTAA
- the LYRM1 gene encoding LYR motif-containing protein 1 isoform X2 encodes MTMATRQEVLGLYRRIFRLARKWQAASGQMEDTIKEKQYILNEARTLFQKNKNLTDTDLIKQCIDECTARIEIGLHYQIPYPRPIHLPPMGLTPLRGRGLRSQEKLRKFSKPIYLKSHDEVS; translated from the exons ATGACAATGGCAACACGACAAGAAGTTCTTGGCCTCTACCGCAGAATTTTCAGGCTTGCGAGGAAATGGCAGGCTGCATCAGGGCAGATGGAAGACACCATTAAAGAAAAACAGTACATATTAAATGAAGCCAGAACGCtgttccaaaaaaacaaaaat CTCACAGACACAGACCTGATTAAACAGTGTATAGATGAATGCACAGCCAGGATTGAAATTGGACTACATTACCAGATTCCTTATCCAAGGCCA ATTCATCTGCCTCCCATGGGCCTTACCCCACTACGAGGCCGGGGACTTCGAAGCCAGGAGAAACTGAGGAAATTTTCCAAACCAATATATCTCAAATCTCATGATGAAGTTTCCTAA